In Streptomyces sp. NBC_01707, a genomic segment contains:
- a CDS encoding PmoA family protein, which yields MSGEAVSGGTTPKSAAAVEVTHVHGERITVRAAATGVELFSYVYRPDPVAFEARKPYVHPLRTLSGRLVSGYRPSDHRWHKGLQMTASHLSGQNFWGGHSYIHGKGYLGLHELIGSMRHDGFDAIDVCADELSFTERLTWVENGGAQWARERRGVRVHAVDPETGSYAVDWSIRLTNVREDGEALRFGSPTTAGREMAGYTGLQWRGPRDFTGGRVFGPGTEGELMGTQGPWLAFTGEHDDVDGHSTLMFAHAPGNADAIHASHWFVRAAPIPTVAFSWAFFEEFALDAGESFAYRYRVVVADGAWDREQVATRLKGLAW from the coding sequence TTGAGCGGCGAGGCCGTGAGCGGCGGTACGACCCCCAAGAGCGCGGCCGCCGTCGAGGTCACGCACGTCCACGGCGAGCGGATCACCGTGCGCGCCGCCGCGACCGGCGTGGAGCTGTTCTCGTACGTGTACCGGCCCGACCCGGTCGCGTTCGAGGCCCGTAAACCGTATGTCCACCCGCTGCGCACCCTGTCCGGCCGCCTTGTCTCCGGCTACCGGCCCAGTGACCACCGCTGGCACAAGGGACTGCAGATGACGGCGAGTCATCTGTCCGGGCAGAACTTCTGGGGCGGCCACTCCTACATCCACGGCAAGGGCTATCTGGGCCTCCACGAGCTGATCGGCTCGATGCGGCACGACGGCTTCGATGCCATCGACGTGTGCGCCGACGAACTGTCCTTCACCGAGCGGCTGACCTGGGTGGAGAACGGAGGCGCCCAGTGGGCGCGGGAGCGGCGCGGGGTACGGGTGCACGCGGTGGACCCGGAGACCGGCTCGTACGCCGTGGACTGGTCGATCCGGCTGACCAACGTCCGCGAGGACGGCGAGGCTCTGCGCTTCGGCTCACCGACCACGGCGGGCCGCGAGATGGCCGGGTACACCGGTCTGCAGTGGCGCGGACCGCGCGACTTCACCGGAGGCCGAGTCTTCGGCCCCGGCACCGAGGGTGAGTTGATGGGCACGCAGGGCCCGTGGCTGGCGTTCACCGGCGAGCACGACGACGTCGACGGCCACTCGACGCTGATGTTCGCGCACGCGCCAGGGAACGCGGACGCGATTCACGCCTCGCACTGGTTCGTGCGCGCGGCGCCGATCCCGACCGTCGCGTTCTCCTGGGCGTTCTTCGAGGAGTTCGCGCTGGACGCCGGCGAGTCCTTCGCGTACCGGTATCGCGTGGTGGTCGCCGACGGCGCCTGGGACCGCGAGCAGGTGGCCACCCGGCTGAAGGGGCTGGCGTGGTGA
- a CDS encoding Gfo/Idh/MocA family protein: MSSPSRPASPLRAAVVGTGAIVTGSHLPALAALRDRAELVAAVDVDPARLDAFGAQAAEAGFADVAGHTDLAAMLTADRPDLVLIGTPPAFHREQTVAALKSGAWVLCEKPLTLSLAEYDEIAAAEDASGGYASVVFQHRYGSGAVHARSLLADGTLGRPLVAHCQTTWYRDAAYYAAPWRGRWAGEGGGPTMGHGIHQYDLLLHLLGEWTEVRAMAARLVHDTESEDVSTALVRFAGGALATVVNSVLSPDETSRIRIDCERATVELTHLYGHSNDDWRYTSAPGAPQPPAPAADVPSSHTAQLTALLDAHDAGTRPPGSGRDARSTLEFAAALYKSAFTGAAVKAGELGPGDPFYATMHGDHPDWSPKR, translated from the coding sequence ATGTCATCCCCCTCTCGTCCGGCATCTCCTCTGCGTGCCGCCGTCGTCGGCACCGGCGCGATCGTCACCGGAAGCCATCTGCCCGCCCTCGCCGCCCTGCGCGACCGCGCCGAACTGGTCGCAGCCGTCGACGTGGATCCCGCCCGGCTCGACGCGTTCGGAGCCCAGGCCGCCGAGGCCGGTTTCGCGGACGTCGCCGGGCACACCGATCTCGCCGCGATGCTCACGGCGGACCGACCGGACCTGGTGCTCATCGGCACGCCACCGGCGTTCCACCGCGAGCAGACCGTCGCCGCCCTGAAGTCCGGTGCCTGGGTGCTGTGCGAGAAGCCGCTGACACTGTCGCTCGCCGAGTACGACGAGATCGCCGCCGCCGAGGACGCCAGTGGCGGGTACGCGTCCGTCGTCTTCCAGCACCGTTACGGCTCCGGCGCCGTGCACGCCCGCTCCCTGCTCGCCGACGGCACGCTCGGCCGCCCGCTCGTCGCGCACTGCCAGACCACCTGGTACCGCGACGCCGCGTACTACGCGGCGCCCTGGCGCGGCCGTTGGGCCGGCGAGGGCGGCGGCCCCACCATGGGCCACGGCATCCACCAGTACGACCTGCTCCTGCACCTGCTCGGCGAGTGGACCGAGGTGCGCGCGATGGCCGCCCGCCTGGTGCACGACACGGAGAGCGAGGACGTGTCCACCGCGCTTGTACGGTTCGCGGGCGGCGCCCTGGCCACCGTCGTCAACTCGGTTCTCTCGCCCGACGAGACCAGCCGCATCCGCATCGACTGCGAGCGGGCCACCGTCGAACTGACTCATCTGTACGGGCACTCGAACGACGACTGGCGGTACACCTCGGCACCCGGCGCCCCACAGCCGCCCGCGCCCGCGGCTGACGTACCCAGCTCGCACACCGCGCAACTGACCGCGCTGCTCGACGCGCACGACGCGGGTACCCGACCGCCCGGCAGCGGCCGCGACGCCCGCAGCACCCTGGAGTTCGCGGCCGCGCTGTACAAATCGGCGTTCACCGGCGCCGCCGTAAAGGCCGGTGAGCTCGGCCCAGGCGACCCGTTCTACGCCACGATGCACGGCGACCACCCGGATTGGAGCCCGAAGCGTTGA
- a CDS encoding phosphatidylserine/phosphatidylglycerophosphate/cardiolipin synthase family protein — MKRTFTLITALVFTVLSLTTAHAAVKKAKTPLSCESRTFVSSPGPRFNDPEDPAAQMKIMGPIIESINSASCGQTVRVAMYSISIAQPGPDFANALIAAHQRGVIVKALMDAHSDNKIWQSMVTELGNDPRASSFAALCPGGCLSHFGGSALHAKYYMLSGGLDANRTVTVSSANPTSAQAGTAWNSSATVKGNVDLYNSYVRYFTAMAKGAINGPGPLAPDYYNSTSATAARKLSPPSYQWPKARSRSDTWVDFLGNIKAPATINIAMFQWTSHGQPGDRNYLELPKKLVSLAGTGVKIHILITAGQVDDSVQSYLKNRPNIDVHDTTHGTDANGNALHYTHDKYMMVSGSYAGAADSRIVFIGSSNWTSNGVWHNDESNLKLTGRSNYDMFMTDWQNQYDRCCGTVTRQLSAEQRGENTAREIPIDPRQVVE; from the coding sequence ATGAAGCGTACGTTCACGTTGATCACCGCGCTGGTCTTCACCGTGCTGTCGCTGACGACGGCGCACGCCGCGGTCAAGAAGGCCAAGACCCCGCTGAGTTGCGAGTCCCGGACGTTCGTCTCCAGCCCGGGGCCGCGTTTCAACGACCCGGAGGACCCCGCCGCCCAGATGAAGATCATGGGCCCGATCATCGAATCGATCAACAGCGCCAGCTGCGGGCAGACCGTACGCGTCGCCATGTACTCGATCAGCATCGCGCAACCGGGCCCGGATTTCGCCAACGCCCTGATCGCCGCGCACCAGCGCGGCGTCATCGTGAAGGCGCTGATGGACGCTCACAGCGACAACAAGATCTGGCAGTCGATGGTCACCGAGTTGGGCAACGACCCGCGAGCCTCCAGCTTCGCCGCGCTGTGCCCGGGCGGCTGCCTGTCCCACTTCGGCGGCTCCGCCCTGCACGCGAAGTACTACATGCTCAGCGGTGGGCTCGATGCGAACAGGACTGTGACCGTCAGCAGCGCCAACCCCACCTCCGCCCAAGCCGGCACCGCATGGAACAGCAGCGCCACCGTCAAGGGCAACGTCGACCTGTACAACTCCTACGTCCGCTACTTCACCGCCATGGCCAAGGGGGCGATCAACGGCCCGGGCCCGCTGGCACCCGACTACTACAACTCCACCAGCGCCACGGCCGCCAGGAAACTGTCCCCGCCCTCCTACCAGTGGCCCAAGGCTCGCTCCAGAAGTGACACCTGGGTCGACTTCCTGGGCAACATCAAGGCGCCGGCCACGATCAACATCGCCATGTTCCAGTGGACCTCTCACGGACAGCCGGGCGACCGGAACTATCTGGAGCTGCCGAAGAAGCTGGTGAGTCTGGCAGGAACCGGCGTCAAGATCCATATTCTTATCACCGCCGGCCAGGTCGATGACAGCGTGCAGAGCTACCTGAAGAACCGGCCGAACATCGACGTGCACGACACCACCCACGGCACCGACGCGAACGGCAACGCTCTGCACTACACGCACGACAAGTACATGATGGTCAGCGGCAGTTACGCGGGTGCGGCCGACTCCAGGATCGTGTTCATCGGGTCCTCGAACTGGACGAGCAACGGCGTCTGGCACAACGACGAGTCGAACCTGAAGCTGACCGGTCGGTCCAACTACGACATGTTCATGACGGACTGGCAGAACCAGTACGACCGCTGCTGCGGGACCGTGACGCGACAGTTGAGTGCCGAGCAGCGCGGCGAGAATACGGCACGAGAGATTCCGATCGATCCGAGGCAGGTCGTGGAATAG
- a CDS encoding ThuA domain-containing protein, producing the protein MSHHPPRRNPLSRHLLSRHPSRGLPSPLLALTALLALVLGLLVASPPRAHAAPFRVLVYSEVTNFRHDSIPAGVDAIKKLGAENGFDVEATDDSAVFNDTDLARFQAIVFNNTNSTPETGDLLGADERAALQKFIRGGGGWVGLHAASASERDWDWYEGLVGAIFDQHPAVQTGRIKVLDHAHPSTKGLPDLWERTEEWYNWRTNPTSKVHTLAQIKVRDGITGLDEGVDHPWSWCQNYDGGRSWFTAGGHAASAFQEEGFVKHLLGGIEWAAGAKSGDCTATRTGSFQRTALATGDLADPFELAVAPDRRVFFAQRTGKLKVIDQQTMKVTTALDFAYTPEMTSQSDGLLGLALDPGFATNNWLYLLHSDKTEKQLDLSRFTVTGNTVDPASEKRLLTIPTWRGEGRANSHMAGSLAFDKGGNLYAATGDNTDPFASDGFNPIDESEGRRAWDAQGTAGNTNDLRGKVLRITPEDDGTYTVPEGNLFAPGTEKTRPEIYAMGMRNPFRITTDPLSGALMVADYGPDAKAAVADRGPEGTVEYTRITKAGNFGWPYCVGNNTPFNDYDFAAKKSGPKFDCAALVNDSPNNTGLRELPPAQPATVWYAYSASTEFPELGTGGGGPMSGPVYDYDPDNTYRTKFPEYFEGKWLTYELTRQWFKTFSFQQKDQTFTDPRFAPVKAGDLQSINGVFADMKWNQPFDADFGPDGALYVIDFGLGSGTGRGGSNEGAGIYRIDYVGDGRLPDAKITASRDSGPAPLTVDFSSAGSGLPEGQPVTYAWDFDGNGTTDSTEQNPSYTYRTKGLITARLTVTGPGGLTAQAVQDITVGNSRPEVTIKQPPNGGMFSFGDTIPFTVKVKDKEDGRNGAPIDCSRVVVQSQLGHDTHLHPLDNYTGCTGEIVTDAGDSHGPGQNLYYGITAQYEDKGAPDAPALTGSTSLTLRTTFREAEHFTATGGAHDGVVVASRTDASGGKRLTEIEDGDWISFDPVHLKNVDSVTVGAASGGIGGTVEFRSGSPTGPLLGKVTVPNTGDWGKVVSPTTALQNPGSSVKLYAVFSNPEWSSDKADLFAVDWLHFNGSGVEKKPGTKVKVKAAPATGTSPLAVALGGVVEPAAGRTITSYHWDFGDNVKPTGTEGATATHTYDRKGAYTAHLTVTDDMGDTSTGSVRIDVS; encoded by the coding sequence ATGAGTCACCATCCGCCCCGCAGAAATCCGCTGAGCAGACACCTGCTGAGCAGGCACCCCTCGCGAGGATTACCTTCCCCTCTCCTCGCTCTCACCGCACTCCTGGCCCTGGTCCTCGGCCTTCTGGTGGCGTCGCCACCCCGCGCCCATGCTGCCCCCTTCCGGGTCCTGGTCTATTCCGAGGTCACCAACTTCAGGCACGACTCGATCCCCGCAGGGGTCGACGCGATCAAGAAGCTCGGCGCGGAGAACGGCTTCGACGTGGAGGCCACCGACGATTCGGCGGTCTTCAACGACACCGATCTCGCCCGTTTCCAGGCCATCGTCTTCAACAACACCAACTCCACCCCGGAGACAGGTGACTTGCTGGGTGCCGACGAGCGGGCCGCCCTGCAGAAGTTCATACGCGGGGGCGGCGGGTGGGTCGGGCTGCATGCCGCGTCCGCCAGCGAGCGCGACTGGGACTGGTACGAGGGACTGGTCGGCGCGATCTTCGACCAGCATCCCGCCGTGCAGACCGGCCGGATCAAGGTCCTCGACCATGCGCACCCGTCCACCAAGGGCCTTCCGGACCTCTGGGAGCGCACCGAGGAGTGGTACAACTGGCGCACCAATCCGACGTCCAAGGTGCACACGCTCGCGCAGATCAAGGTGCGCGACGGCATCACCGGCCTGGACGAGGGCGTGGACCATCCATGGTCCTGGTGCCAGAACTACGACGGCGGACGCTCCTGGTTCACCGCGGGCGGCCATGCGGCGTCGGCCTTCCAGGAGGAGGGCTTCGTCAAGCATCTGCTGGGCGGCATCGAATGGGCCGCGGGTGCCAAGTCGGGTGACTGCACGGCGACCCGTACCGGTTCGTTCCAGCGCACCGCACTGGCCACCGGCGATCTCGCCGACCCGTTCGAGCTGGCCGTCGCCCCCGACCGCCGGGTGTTCTTCGCTCAGCGCACCGGGAAGCTGAAGGTCATCGACCAGCAGACCATGAAGGTCACGACGGCACTGGACTTCGCGTACACGCCGGAGATGACCAGCCAGTCCGACGGGCTGCTCGGCCTCGCGCTCGATCCCGGCTTCGCCACGAACAACTGGCTCTATCTCCTGCACTCCGACAAGACCGAGAAGCAGCTCGACCTCTCCCGCTTCACCGTCACCGGGAACACGGTCGACCCGGCTTCGGAGAAGCGGCTGCTGACCATTCCGACCTGGCGGGGCGAGGGCCGGGCCAACTCCCATATGGCAGGTTCGCTCGCCTTCGACAAGGGCGGCAATCTGTACGCGGCGACGGGCGACAACACCGACCCGTTCGCCTCGGACGGCTTCAACCCGATCGACGAGAGCGAGGGCCGGCGCGCCTGGGACGCCCAGGGCACGGCGGGCAACACGAACGATCTGCGCGGCAAGGTCCTGCGCATCACGCCGGAGGACGACGGCACGTACACCGTCCCGGAGGGCAATCTCTTCGCGCCCGGTACGGAGAAGACCCGTCCCGAGATCTACGCGATGGGGATGCGCAACCCGTTCCGGATCACCACGGATCCGCTGAGCGGCGCACTGATGGTCGCCGACTACGGTCCGGACGCCAAGGCCGCGGTCGCCGACCGCGGACCCGAGGGCACGGTCGAGTACACCCGTATCACCAAGGCGGGGAACTTCGGCTGGCCCTACTGCGTCGGCAACAACACGCCGTTCAACGACTACGACTTCGCGGCGAAGAAGTCGGGCCCGAAGTTCGACTGTGCCGCGCTCGTCAACGATTCGCCGAACAACACGGGGCTGCGGGAGCTGCCGCCGGCCCAGCCGGCCACGGTCTGGTACGCCTACTCCGCGTCCACCGAATTCCCGGAGCTCGGCACCGGCGGCGGTGGCCCGATGAGCGGTCCGGTCTACGACTACGACCCCGACAACACGTACCGCACCAAGTTCCCCGAGTACTTCGAGGGGAAGTGGCTCACCTATGAGCTGACCCGCCAGTGGTTCAAGACGTTCTCGTTCCAGCAGAAGGACCAGACGTTCACCGATCCACGGTTCGCTCCGGTCAAGGCCGGTGATCTCCAGTCGATCAACGGCGTCTTCGCGGACATGAAATGGAACCAGCCGTTCGATGCCGACTTCGGTCCCGACGGTGCGCTGTACGTCATCGACTTCGGGCTCGGCAGCGGCACCGGACGCGGCGGCAGCAACGAGGGGGCGGGCATCTACCGGATCGACTACGTCGGTGACGGACGGCTGCCCGACGCGAAGATCACCGCGAGCCGAGACAGCGGTCCCGCACCGCTCACCGTCGACTTCTCCAGCGCGGGATCCGGGCTGCCGGAGGGCCAACCGGTCACCTACGCCTGGGACTTCGACGGCAACGGCACCACCGACTCGACGGAGCAGAACCCCTCGTACACCTACCGCACCAAGGGGCTCATCACGGCACGCCTGACCGTCACCGGGCCCGGTGGTCTGACCGCGCAGGCCGTGCAGGACATCACCGTCGGCAACAGCAGGCCCGAGGTGACGATCAAGCAGCCGCCGAACGGGGGGATGTTCAGCTTCGGCGACACCATTCCGTTCACGGTCAAGGTGAAGGACAAGGAGGACGGGCGGAACGGGGCGCCGATCGACTGCTCCCGGGTGGTCGTACAGTCGCAGCTCGGCCATGACACCCATCTGCACCCGCTCGACAACTACACCGGCTGCACCGGGGAGATCGTCACGGACGCCGGGGACAGCCACGGCCCGGGACAGAACCTGTACTACGGGATCACCGCCCAGTACGAGGACAAGGGCGCCCCGGACGCCCCCGCGCTCACCGGCTCGACCTCGCTGACGCTGCGCACCACGTTCCGTGAGGCGGAGCACTTCACGGCGACCGGCGGGGCCCACGACGGGGTGGTGGTCGCGAGCAGGACCGACGCCTCCGGCGGGAAGCGGCTGACGGAGATCGAGGACGGTGACTGGATCAGCTTCGATCCGGTGCATCTGAAGAACGTCGACTCGGTGACGGTCGGCGCGGCGTCCGGCGGGATCGGCGGCACGGTGGAGTTCCGGTCCGGCTCCCCGACGGGTCCCCTGCTCGGCAAGGTGACCGTTCCGAACACCGGTGACTGGGGCAAGGTCGTCTCGCCGACGACGGCCCTGCAGAACCCGGGAAGCAGCGTGAAGCTTTACGCGGTGTTCAGTAATCCGGAGTGGTCGAGCGACAAGGCCGATCTGTTCGCGGTGGACTGGCTGCACTTCAACGGGTCCGGCGTCGAGAAGAAGCCCGGTACGAAGGTCAAGGTGAAGGCGGCCCCGGCCACGGGAACCTCGCCGCTCGCCGTCGCGCTGGGCGGCGTGGTCGAGCCGGCCGCCGGACGCACCATCACCTCGTACCACTGGGACTTCGGCGACAACGTCAAGCCCACGGGCACGGAAGGCGCGACCGCGACACACACCTACGACCGCAAGGGTGCGTACACCGCACATCTGACCGTCACCGACGACATGGGCGACACGAGCACCGGCTCCGTCCGCATCGACGTCAGCTGA
- a CDS encoding sugar phosphate isomerase/epimerase, producing the protein MNSTRRAFLGTALGAAAVAGLGTVPASAAAAGRCRRIPPSAIGMHLYTMRTPLATDFRGTLERLAEIGYATVGVSGRHGNSAADIRRMLDGTRLKAVLEHVAYDIVRGAGLPQALEDIHTLGGKWIVVPSLPGSLHSPAGYREVAREFNKAGLAARESGLKLLYHNHGTDHQVVDGVSLYDILLAETDPELVGFELDLYWAANGGASAPGELFVRHPRRFPALHVKDMAPDGDFADVGSGVLDFPAMFDTARRGGVKQWLVEHDSPADPFASALASYTYLSRLRY; encoded by the coding sequence ATGAACAGCACACGACGTGCCTTTCTCGGTACGGCTCTGGGTGCCGCCGCGGTGGCCGGTCTCGGTACGGTCCCGGCGTCCGCCGCCGCGGCCGGCCGCTGCCGCCGCATCCCGCCGTCCGCGATCGGCATGCACCTGTACACCATGCGCACGCCGCTCGCGACGGACTTCCGGGGCACGCTGGAACGGCTCGCGGAGATCGGGTACGCGACGGTCGGAGTGAGCGGCCGGCACGGCAACAGCGCCGCCGACATCCGGCGCATGCTCGACGGGACACGGCTCAAGGCGGTCCTCGAGCATGTCGCGTACGACATCGTGAGGGGCGCCGGGCTGCCGCAGGCACTGGAGGACATCCACACGCTGGGCGGCAAGTGGATCGTCGTACCCAGTCTGCCGGGATCGCTGCACAGTCCAGCCGGATACCGGGAGGTGGCCCGGGAGTTCAACAAGGCGGGGCTGGCGGCCCGCGAGTCCGGGCTGAAGCTGCTCTACCACAATCACGGCACGGACCATCAGGTGGTGGACGGCGTCAGCCTGTACGACATCCTGCTCGCCGAGACCGATCCGGAACTCGTCGGCTTCGAGCTGGATCTGTACTGGGCGGCGAACGGGGGCGCCTCGGCGCCCGGCGAGCTGTTCGTACGCCATCCCCGGCGCTTCCCGGCGCTGCATGTGAAGGACATGGCACCGGACGGGGACTTCGCCGATGTCGGGTCCGGGGTGCTGGACTTCCCGGCGATGTTCGACACGGCGCGGCGGGGCGGGGTGAAGCAGTGGCTGGTGGAGCACGACTCGCCGGCTGATCCGTTCGCTTCGGCGCTCGCCAGCTACACGTATCTGTCGCGGCTGCGGTACTGA
- a CDS encoding NAD-dependent epimerase/dehydratase family protein — protein sequence MTAVRHLQVVLGAGPAGTALARELVGRGHPVRLVDRAGSGPAIEGVERFAADVATADGARAAVEGAAVVYHCVNVGYHLQVDVMPRIQEAVLAAAEAVGARLVVLDTLYPYGETHGAVMTEDSPWNATTRKGRMRAELDARYLAAHSEGRLRVVLGRSADFVGPGVLNSTLGGAVFPAALTGGAVPALGDIDLPHSYTYIGDVAAGLATLGAHPDSDGRVWHLPTAPALSTRQILTMIEQRTGRPLDITVVDEPRPFGPFDEVFMTEYAEMFYQHTEPQIVDSSAIEKAYGLTPNPLPATLDETLAWYEQLLAAH from the coding sequence ATGACCGCAGTACGTCATCTCCAGGTAGTTCTCGGCGCAGGCCCGGCCGGCACCGCGCTCGCCCGTGAACTCGTCGGCCGCGGCCACCCGGTCCGGCTCGTCGACCGGGCAGGGAGCGGGCCGGCGATCGAAGGTGTCGAGCGGTTCGCCGCCGATGTGGCCACCGCGGACGGCGCCCGGGCCGCGGTCGAGGGCGCCGCGGTCGTCTACCACTGCGTCAACGTCGGCTACCACCTCCAGGTCGACGTCATGCCGCGGATCCAGGAGGCCGTCCTCGCCGCTGCGGAGGCGGTCGGCGCACGGCTCGTCGTACTCGACACGCTCTACCCGTACGGCGAGACGCACGGCGCCGTGATGACCGAGGACTCACCGTGGAACGCGACGACCCGCAAGGGCCGGATGCGCGCCGAACTCGACGCCCGCTATCTCGCGGCGCACTCCGAGGGGCGGCTCCGTGTCGTCCTCGGCCGGTCGGCCGACTTCGTCGGACCCGGCGTGCTCAACTCCACCCTCGGTGGCGCCGTCTTCCCGGCGGCACTGACCGGGGGAGCGGTGCCGGCCCTCGGCGACATCGACCTGCCGCACAGCTACACGTACATCGGCGATGTCGCCGCCGGACTCGCCACGCTCGGCGCGCACCCGGACAGCGACGGCCGCGTCTGGCACCTGCCCACCGCACCCGCCCTGAGCACCCGGCAGATCCTCACGATGATCGAGCAGCGCACCGGCCGCCCGCTCGACATCACCGTGGTCGACGAGCCGCGTCCGTTCGGGCCGTTCGACGAGGTCTTCATGACGGAGTACGCCGAGATGTTCTACCAGCACACCGAGCCGCAGATCGTCGACTCGTCGGCCATCGAGAAGGCCTATGGCCTCACTCCGAACCCGCTCCCGGCCACCTTGGACGAGACCCTCGCCTGGTACGAGCAGTTGCTCGCCGCCCACTGA
- a CDS encoding TetR/AcrR family transcriptional regulator — protein sequence MVQAQQGPRARYREQTRSEIKEAALRQLAEGGVAALALTRIAKDMGLSGPALYRYFASRDDLLNALIRDAYDEAAAAMAAAADRSTAASQGPRAHLHALAEAYRAWAVAEPHRYLLIQGAPVPGYVAPADTLDRARAVLGPFLPVFANGSPGPEVADVVEQMTAWAGSDSAVAGWVAEYVPAADGDTGMTGQALAGAVLAWAQLHGSVGLEAAGHFTGMGHGGDTLLAAQTEMLANAFTLA from the coding sequence ATGGTCCAAGCCCAGCAGGGGCCGCGCGCCCGATACCGGGAGCAGACTCGGTCGGAGATCAAGGAAGCCGCCCTCCGGCAACTCGCCGAGGGGGGTGTCGCGGCGCTCGCGCTGACCCGCATCGCCAAGGACATGGGGCTCTCGGGCCCGGCGCTCTACCGCTACTTCGCCAGCCGTGACGATCTGCTGAACGCACTGATCAGAGACGCTTACGACGAGGCCGCTGCGGCCATGGCAGCAGCGGCCGACCGCTCCACGGCCGCCTCACAGGGCCCGCGCGCCCACCTGCACGCACTCGCAGAGGCCTACCGGGCCTGGGCGGTCGCCGAGCCGCACCGCTACCTGCTGATCCAGGGCGCCCCGGTGCCGGGCTATGTCGCACCGGCCGACACGCTGGACCGGGCCCGGGCGGTGCTCGGGCCGTTCCTGCCGGTCTTCGCCAACGGGTCCCCGGGACCCGAGGTGGCCGACGTGGTGGAACAGATGACGGCGTGGGCCGGGTCGGACTCGGCTGTGGCCGGATGGGTGGCCGAGTATGTGCCGGCCGCCGACGGCGACACCGGGATGACGGGGCAGGCTCTGGCCGGCGCCGTGCTCGCCTGGGCGCAGCTGCACGGCTCGGTCGGGCTCGAGGCGGCCGGCCATTTCACGGGCATGGGACACGGCGGCGACACGCTGCTGGCCGCGCAGACCGAGATGCTGGCGAACGCGTTCACGCTGGCATGA
- a CDS encoding ABC transporter ATP-binding protein translates to MTMPKQEAKPLERDPLSSGGRGAVTPAVGVSDVSVRFRGKNRDVTALREVSLDVAPGEFVALVGPSGCGKSTLLKLVAGLLKPSTGEVRLGGEQVKGPRHDIGYVFQRAALLEWRSARRNILLQAEIRKMPAARARERVDALIRMTGLDGFEDAYPHELSGGMQQRVALCRALLHEPPVLLMDEPFGALDALTREQMNMELNRIWRETGTTVLLVTHSISEAVYLADRVVVMSPRPGTITEIIEVGLDAEREYGETLGRREFRDAAAHIRDLLGAASAHD, encoded by the coding sequence ATGACGATGCCCAAGCAGGAGGCGAAGCCCCTGGAGCGGGACCCGCTGTCCTCGGGCGGCCGCGGCGCCGTCACTCCGGCCGTAGGAGTGTCGGACGTCTCGGTGCGGTTCCGCGGCAAGAACCGCGATGTCACCGCCCTGCGCGAGGTTTCGCTCGATGTGGCGCCGGGCGAGTTCGTGGCCCTGGTCGGTCCGTCCGGATGCGGCAAGTCGACCCTGCTCAAGCTGGTCGCCGGGCTGCTGAAGCCGTCCACGGGTGAGGTCCGGCTCGGCGGTGAACAGGTCAAGGGCCCACGGCACGACATCGGTTACGTCTTCCAGCGCGCCGCCCTCCTCGAGTGGCGTTCCGCGCGCCGCAACATCCTGCTCCAGGCGGAGATCCGGAAGATGCCCGCGGCCCGGGCGCGCGAACGGGTCGACGCACTGATCCGCATGACCGGACTCGACGGCTTCGAGGACGCCTATCCGCACGAGTTGTCCGGTGGTATGCAGCAACGCGTGGCGCTGTGCCGGGCCTTGTTGCACGAGCCGCCCGTCCTGCTGATGGACGAGCCGTTCGGCGCGCTCGACGCCCTCACCCGCGAACAGATGAACATGGAGCTCAACCGCATCTGGCGGGAGACCGGCACCACAGTGCTGCTGGTCACCCACTCGATATCGGAGGCGGTCTATCTGGCCGACCGGGTGGTGGTGATGAGCCCACGGCCGGGCACCATCACCGAGATCATCGAGGTGGGGCTGGACGCGGAACGGGAGTACGGCGAGACGCTCGGCCGCCGGGAGTTCCGGGACGCGGCCGCCCATATCCGAGATCTCCTCGGGGCGGCGTCCGCGCACGACTGA